Proteins co-encoded in one Candidatus Thiodictyon syntrophicum genomic window:
- a CDS encoding chemotaxis protein CheB, with protein MKKVAAPAKGQSTAASPSSAQPPPGAPAASPLVAPDDAPPLDQGFPIVGIGASAGGLEALELFLGAVPPACGLAFIVVQHLDPTYQGNMAALLQRVTAMPVAQITDRLKVAPGHVYVIPPNRDLSILHGVLHLLEPVAPRGLRLPIDFFLRALAEDQHEHGLGVILSGMGSDGSLGLRAIKERGGAVFVQDPASARFDSMPRSAIAAGLADVIAPAEELAGRILAYLKHLSPLVLPSDLTLADPNQSGLEKVVVLLRTRAGHDFSAYKKSTLYRRIERRMGLHQLDRIADYVHYLRENPQELDLLFKELLIGVTSFFRDPAVWEQLKTTVIPGLLAAHPDGATLRLWSAGCSTGEEAYSLAIILHEALEQVQLPVRFAFQVFATDLDRDAIDKARVGSYPANISADCSAERLERFFVQDDHGYRVKKDIREMLIFATQNLVMDPPFTRLDLLVCRNLLIYIDASLQKKLIPLFHYSLNPGGILVLGNSETIGQHQDLFTPLPGKTRIYQRRAVARGNTVEFPSVFAPAPAAVRPPTAPVPLSALSLQSLIEPLLLRHYGPAAVLTTEQGDLVYISGKTGRYLEPAVGKVDLNLFAMARDGLKTALSEVFHKAVRQQAGISVKAVKVTGTDGDRLVDLTQGNRIR; from the coding sequence ATGAAAAAAGTAGCCGCACCTGCCAAGGGTCAGTCCACCGCAGCCTCCCCAAGCAGCGCCCAACCCCCGCCCGGCGCCCCCGCCGCGTCTCCCCTGGTCGCCCCGGACGACGCCCCGCCGCTCGACCAGGGTTTTCCCATTGTCGGCATCGGCGCTTCAGCCGGTGGACTGGAGGCGCTGGAGCTCTTCCTGGGCGCGGTCCCGCCGGCCTGCGGACTCGCCTTCATCGTCGTCCAGCACCTGGACCCGACCTACCAGGGCAACATGGCGGCACTGCTCCAGCGTGTCACCGCCATGCCGGTCGCCCAGATCACGGACCGTCTCAAGGTCGCGCCCGGACACGTCTATGTGATCCCGCCCAACCGGGACCTGTCCATTCTGCACGGCGTGCTGCACCTGCTGGAACCGGTCGCGCCCCGCGGACTGCGCCTGCCCATCGATTTCTTCTTGCGCGCCTTAGCCGAGGATCAGCACGAGCACGGCCTGGGTGTCATCCTCTCGGGTATGGGCTCGGACGGCAGCCTCGGGCTGCGCGCCATCAAGGAGCGGGGCGGCGCCGTCTTCGTCCAGGACCCGGCCTCGGCCAGGTTCGACAGCATGCCGCGCAGCGCCATCGCCGCCGGGTTGGCCGATGTCATCGCGCCGGCTGAGGAACTGGCCGGGCGGATCCTCGCCTATCTCAAGCACCTGTCGCCCCTGGTGCTTCCGTCCGACCTGACGCTGGCGGACCCCAATCAGAGCGGCCTGGAGAAGGTCGTGGTGCTGCTGCGCACCCGAGCCGGCCACGACTTCTCCGCCTACAAGAAGAGCACACTCTACCGCCGTATCGAGCGGCGGATGGGCCTGCACCAGTTGGACCGGATCGCGGACTATGTCCACTACCTGCGGGAGAATCCCCAGGAACTGGACCTGCTCTTCAAGGAACTGCTGATCGGTGTGACGAGCTTCTTCCGCGACCCCGCGGTCTGGGAACAATTGAAGACCACGGTCATTCCGGGGCTGCTGGCCGCCCATCCCGATGGCGCGACCCTGCGCCTCTGGAGCGCCGGCTGCTCGACCGGCGAGGAGGCCTATTCACTCGCCATCATCCTGCACGAGGCACTGGAGCAGGTGCAGTTGCCCGTGCGCTTTGCCTTCCAGGTCTTTGCCACCGACCTGGACCGGGATGCCATCGATAAGGCCCGCGTCGGCAGCTATCCCGCGAATATCTCCGCCGATTGCTCGGCGGAGCGCCTGGAGCGGTTTTTCGTACAGGATGACCACGGCTACCGGGTGAAGAAAGACATCCGTGAGATGCTGATCTTTGCCACACAAAACCTGGTCATGGACCCGCCCTTCACCAGGCTCGACCTGCTCGTCTGCCGCAACCTGCTCATCTACATCGACGCGAGCCTGCAGAAGAAGCTGATCCCACTCTTTCACTACAGCCTGAACCCCGGCGGCATCCTGGTGCTGGGCAACTCGGAGACCATCGGCCAGCACCAGGATCTCTTTACCCCCTTGCCCGGAAAGACCCGGATCTACCAACGCCGTGCCGTCGCGCGGGGGAACACGGTCGAATTTCCCAGCGTCTTTGCGCCCGCCCCCGCGGCGGTCCGCCCCCCCACGGCGCCCGTGCCCTTGTCGGCCCTGAGTCTGCAGTCGCTGATCGAACCCCTGCTGCTGCGGCACTATGGCCCGGCGGCAGTGCTGACCACCGAGCAGGGCGACCTGGTGTACATCAGCGGGAAGACGGGCAGATACCTGGAGCCGGCGGTCGGCAAGGTCGACCTGAACCTCTTCGCCATGGCCCGCGATGGGCTCAAGACCGCCTTGAGCGAGGTCTTTCACAAGGCCGTGCGGCAGCAGGCCGGCATCTCCGTCAAGGCGGTCAAGGTCACGGGTACCGACGGCGATCGGCTCGTGGACCTGACCCAGGGCAATCGCATCAGATAA
- a CDS encoding PAS domain-containing protein gives MRLPWDLTVQPLAEPAVLRGMVLIVFTEVHTAPAPGAPAAGDARQAEMAQELLRSREELQTTREEMQTSQEELRSANEELQSTNEELQSTNEELTTSKEEMQSMNEELQTVNHELQARVEALSRVSDDLTNLLNSTDIATLFLDNQLHVRRFTTEISSIFKLIPGDVGRPISDLVSSLDYPGLIADSREVLRSLVFHEQQAPTHDGRWFGVRIIPYRTQDNRIDGVVVTFVDISDAKSLEAKMGEAMSVLRGRVADQDAELEAARQREGELRTARSLLEQRLAERTEGLPAARADGSAGQEP, from the coding sequence ATGCGATTGCCCTGGGACCTGACCGTTCAACCGCTGGCCGAGCCGGCGGTGCTCCGGGGGATGGTGTTGATCGTATTCACGGAGGTTCACACCGCACCGGCGCCGGGCGCGCCGGCCGCGGGCGACGCCCGCCAGGCCGAGATGGCCCAGGAACTGCTGCGCTCCCGCGAGGAATTGCAGACCACGCGCGAGGAGATGCAGACCTCACAGGAGGAACTGCGCTCCGCCAACGAGGAACTCCAATCCACCAACGAGGAATTGCAAAGCACCAACGAGGAATTGACCACCTCCAAGGAGGAGATGCAGTCGATGAACGAGGAACTGCAGACGGTCAACCACGAACTCCAGGCCAGGGTAGAGGCCCTGTCGCGGGTCAGCGACGACCTGACCAATCTGCTCAACAGTACCGATATCGCGACCCTGTTTCTGGACAACCAACTCCACGTCAGGCGCTTCACTACCGAGATCAGCAGCATCTTCAAACTGATCCCGGGCGACGTCGGCCGCCCCATCAGCGACCTGGTGAGCAGCCTGGACTATCCCGGTTTGATCGCGGACAGCCGCGAGGTGCTGCGCTCGCTGGTCTTTCATGAGCAACAGGCCCCGACCCATGACGGGCGCTGGTTTGGGGTGCGCATCATCCCCTACCGCACCCAGGACAACCGGATCGATGGCGTGGTGGTCACCTTTGTCGATATCAGCGACGCCAAGTCACTGGAGGCGAAGATGGGCGAGGCCATGTCGGTCTTGCGGGGCCGCGTCGCCGACCAGGACGCCGAGTTGGAGGCGGCTAGGCAGCGGGAAGGCGAACTGCGGACCGCGCGGTCGCTTCTGGAACAGCGCCTCGCGGAGCGGACGGAGGGACTGCCCGCGGCCCGTGCCGATGGGTCGGCGGGGCAGGAACCATGA
- a CDS encoding ISAs1 family transposase: MCETTLDRSLAGHFSALEDPRCPIKRHHNLIDMIVIAIAATLCGADGWVAIAQFGRTKRPWFAQFLELPKGIPAHDTFGRVFGLLAPEAFETCFRAWVASIREVIPGEIIAIDGKTLRRSHDRAKGLAALHVVSAWATANRVVLGQVATDAKSNEITAIPQLLALLRLQGCIVTIDAMGCQTKIAEQIIEQGADYVLALKGNQGTLATEVEEAFIDADARDYAGVDTQMHETHEHGHGRVETRRYRTLGDLSGVPRSALWKGMNMIGMVESQREVAGKITRETRFYIGSIATDVARFARAVRDHWGVENDLHWSLDVAFREDDCRVREPGARENLAVLRHIALTRLKNDNTKLGIKNKRLKAGWDERYLTKLLFEAPDAKPKTRVSDSPNISVA; encoded by the coding sequence ATGTGCGAAACAACCCTGGATCGGTCGCTGGCCGGGCATTTTTCCGCGCTGGAAGACCCGCGCTGCCCGATCAAGCGCCACCACAACCTGATCGACATGATCGTCATCGCCATTGCGGCAACGCTCTGCGGCGCGGACGGCTGGGTGGCCATCGCGCAGTTCGGACGCACGAAACGGCCGTGGTTTGCGCAGTTTCTGGAGTTGCCCAAGGGCATCCCGGCCCACGACACGTTCGGGCGGGTGTTCGGGTTGCTGGCGCCGGAAGCATTCGAGACGTGCTTTCGCGCTTGGGTGGCGTCGATTCGTGAAGTGATCCCCGGCGAGATCATCGCCATCGACGGCAAGACGCTGCGCCGCTCCCACGATCGGGCCAAGGGTCTGGCCGCGCTGCACGTGGTCAGCGCGTGGGCGACGGCCAACCGCGTCGTCCTTGGGCAAGTCGCCACCGACGCGAAGTCCAACGAGATCACGGCGATCCCGCAGTTGCTGGCGTTGCTGCGTCTCCAAGGCTGCATCGTCACCATTGATGCAATGGGCTGTCAGACCAAGATCGCCGAGCAGATCATCGAGCAGGGGGCCGACTACGTGCTGGCGCTCAAGGGCAACCAGGGCACGCTGGCCACCGAAGTCGAGGAGGCGTTTATCGATGCCGACGCGCGGGATTACGCGGGGGTCGACACGCAGATGCACGAAACCCACGAGCATGGCCATGGACGGGTGGAGACCCGCCGCTACCGGACCTTGGGTGATCTCTCCGGCGTACCGCGCAGCGCCCTGTGGAAGGGCATGAACATGATCGGCATGGTCGAGTCGCAGCGCGAAGTCGCTGGCAAGATCACCCGCGAAACTCGCTTCTACATCGGCAGTATCGCCACCGACGTGGCCCGCTTCGCCCGTGCCGTGCGTGATCACTGGGGCGTGGAGAACGATCTGCATTGGAGTCTCGATGTGGCCTTCCGCGAGGATGACTGCCGCGTGCGCGAACCGGGCGCCCGCGAGAACCTGGCCGTACTGCGCCACATCGCGCTGACGCGGCTGAAGAACGACAACACCAAGCTCGGCATCAAGAACAAACGCTTGAAGGCCGGTTGGGATGAACGCTACTTGACGAAGCTGCTTTTTGAAGCACCGGATGCCAAGCCAAAAACACGTGTATCAGATTCTCCGAATATTAGTGTAGCGTGA
- a CDS encoding EAL domain-containing protein, which translates to MNSHGEQDDQAQLRSLSVLYVEDEDEIREELAVFLRRRVATVHLAANGQAGLDAFTQYQPDLVITDIRMPVMNGFEMAERIRAMSPTIPIIITTAFEETSYFQKAIDLGVDKYVTKPLNLDILAAALRKCARLIRAEAALREVDERYPLLFRPSHSAISVAAADGRAVETRAVARDLSERAEHALQLAARVFESSGEAIVITDPDNLILSVNRAFSKLTGYSQNEVIGKNPRLLKSDRHDQAFYQQLWDCLLGTGHWQGEIWNRRKNGEAYPEWLSITVVRDTQGQVLNYIAIFSDISEIKAAMQQIEFLAHYDPLTRLANRRLLEQRVEQLIALAARNKEQLALLFIDLDRFKVVNDSLGHAAGDVILETVAQRLRATMREVDCLARLGGDEFVCVLHEVIEPPDVHAAARRLIAVLDEPLQVAGHTLTVTSSIGISLYPGDGVDYETLLKNADAAMYSAKKAGRDRFAFFCESMNVSMAREREIESALRRALSLNEFVLHYQPQVAIGSGRIIGMEALLRWNSAQLGPIAPGAFIPLAEETGLIVAIGEWVLHEACRQNAQWQRQGLPPAVVAVNLSALQFRQSNLPETVRGALQASGLAARWLELELTESLIMQDAEYTIASLRALKEIGTTLAIDDFGTGYSSLAYLKRFAIDKLKIDQSFIRDIPDDDDDKIVTAIIGLAHALNLKVIAEGVETDGQLAFLRERHCDEMQGYLYSRPLPAAAMEELLKACCSPVQ; encoded by the coding sequence ATGAATAGTCATGGCGAGCAAGACGATCAGGCCCAGCTGCGGAGCCTGTCGGTCCTGTATGTGGAAGACGAGGACGAGATCCGTGAGGAACTGGCCGTGTTTCTGCGTCGGCGGGTGGCGACGGTACACCTGGCGGCGAATGGTCAGGCGGGGCTCGACGCCTTTACCCAATACCAGCCGGATCTGGTGATCACCGACATCCGGATGCCGGTAATGAATGGGTTTGAAATGGCCGAACGCATCCGCGCGATGAGCCCGACGATCCCGATCATCATTACCACCGCCTTCGAGGAGACCAGCTACTTTCAAAAGGCGATCGACCTTGGCGTCGACAAATACGTCACCAAGCCGCTGAATCTGGACATCCTCGCCGCGGCACTGCGCAAGTGTGCACGCCTGATCCGCGCGGAGGCGGCGCTGCGCGAGGTGGATGAGCGCTACCCGCTGCTGTTCCGACCCTCCCATAGTGCGATCTCGGTCGCCGCGGCCGACGGGCGGGCAGTCGAGACCCGGGCGGTGGCGCGCGACCTGTCCGAACGTGCGGAGCACGCCTTGCAGTTGGCCGCACGGGTGTTCGAGAGCAGCGGCGAGGCAATCGTCATCACCGATCCGGATAACCTCATCCTGTCCGTCAATCGCGCCTTCTCCAAGCTCACCGGTTACAGTCAGAACGAGGTGATCGGCAAAAACCCAAGACTGCTGAAGTCCGATCGGCATGATCAGGCGTTCTATCAGCAATTATGGGACTGTCTGCTGGGCACCGGACACTGGCAAGGCGAGATCTGGAACCGCCGCAAGAATGGCGAGGCGTACCCGGAATGGCTGTCGATTACCGTGGTACGCGACACCCAGGGTCAGGTGCTCAACTATATCGCCATCTTTTCCGATATCTCGGAGATCAAGGCGGCGATGCAGCAGATCGAGTTCCTTGCCCATTACGACCCCTTGACCCGGTTGGCCAATCGCCGCCTGCTCGAACAACGGGTGGAACAATTGATCGCGCTGGCCGCACGGAACAAGGAACAGTTGGCCCTGCTGTTCATCGATCTGGACCGCTTCAAGGTCGTCAATGATTCGCTGGGCCATGCCGCGGGCGACGTGATCCTGGAGACCGTGGCGCAACGCCTGCGGGCAACCATGCGTGAGGTGGATTGCCTGGCGCGGCTAGGCGGCGACGAATTCGTCTGCGTCCTGCACGAGGTCATCGAGCCCCCTGACGTCCATGCCGCAGCGCGCCGGCTGATCGCCGTGCTGGACGAACCGCTGCAGGTGGCGGGGCATACCCTGACCGTCACCTCCAGCATCGGCATCAGTCTGTATCCCGGCGATGGGGTGGATTACGAAACCCTGCTGAAGAATGCCGATGCCGCCATGTACAGCGCCAAAAAGGCCGGGCGTGACCGCTTCGCCTTCTTCTGCGAGAGTATGAATGTCAGTATGGCACGCGAACGGGAGATCGAAAGCGCGCTGCGCCGTGCCTTGTCGCTCAATGAATTCGTGCTGCATTATCAACCGCAAGTGGCCATCGGCAGCGGGCGCATCATCGGCATGGAGGCCCTGCTGCGCTGGAACAGCGCGCAATTGGGGCCGATCGCGCCGGGGGCCTTTATCCCGCTGGCGGAGGAGACCGGCTTGATCGTTGCGATCGGCGAATGGGTACTGCACGAGGCCTGCCGGCAAAATGCGCAATGGCAGCGCCAAGGGCTCCCGCCGGCGGTGGTCGCGGTCAATCTGTCCGCGCTCCAGTTCCGGCAGAGCAATCTGCCGGAAACCGTCCGCGGCGCCTTGCAGGCAAGCGGGCTGGCCGCACGGTGGCTGGAACTGGAACTGACCGAGAGCCTGATCATGCAGGATGCCGAGTATACCATCGCGAGTCTGCGGGCCTTGAAAGAGATCGGCACGACGCTCGCCATCGACGACTTCGGCACCGGCTATTCGTCACTTGCCTATCTCAAGCGTTTCGCCATCGACAAGCTGAAGATCGATCAGTCGTTCATCCGGGATATACCCGACGACGATGACGACAAGATCGTCACCGCCATCATCGGGCTGGCCCACGCGCTGAATCTCAAGGTCATCGCCGAGGGCGTGGAGACCGATGGACAATTGGCCTTCCTGCGCGAGCGCCACTGCGATGAGATGCAGGGTTATCTGTACAGCCGGCCGCTGCCTGCCGCCGCCATGGAGGAACTCCTGAAGGCGTGCTGTTCTCCTGTTCAATGA
- a CDS encoding diguanylate cyclase — protein sequence MNHDRDAAALRRQAEERLRQRTPGGEALGSTDDTRRLLLELQVHQIELEMQNEQLRESQAQLEAATQRYMELYDFAPVGYFTLDPRGTMTDLNLTAARLLGYERARLQDKRFGTFVAERHRPTFNSLLERVFASESKHHCRIELASGDQPALTVDIEALRAADGRSARAILLDITERVRMEQALAQAREAAIRFEVDQRFGALAHQDIAGLTETDAAGRLTFVNDRFCTMVGRTSEQLLSLRMQDITHPDDRARSDELYQRLLCGGRSYMIDQRYVHADGRTVWASVAVSVLRDAAGQASNYVAVVLDITEQRRQEEQLRQAHDLLAMAERAAGAGAWDWDMVNDRLHWSDALFRLFGLDPSINQASLDTWRAAMQPDDWPPTERAMTESIRERRPFTITYRIPLPTGAIRWLDAYGQVTYDEASGAPLRFSGISVDVTARRQTEDDLRDSEQRFRTLNAELEEKVAARTAELALANEELRHLARHDALTGLHNRLAANERLRSEFVAMKRSGNPYAVLLMDIDLFKRVNDAHGHAVGDQVLQRVAQALEATLRESDFVARYGGEEFLALLPATGLAAAALVAEKLRQAVASTPYPIADPITLSLGVALADPAQPDEDAALREADDRLYEAKRAGRNQWKAAEGSGRYR from the coding sequence ATGAACCATGACCGCGATGCCGCCGCACTGCGCCGCCAGGCGGAAGAGCGCCTGCGCCAACGCACGCCGGGCGGGGAGGCCCTAGGGTCAACCGATGACACACGGCGCCTGCTGCTCGAGCTGCAAGTCCACCAGATCGAGTTGGAGATGCAGAACGAGCAGTTGCGCGAATCGCAGGCGCAGTTGGAAGCGGCAACGCAACGCTATATGGAACTCTATGACTTCGCGCCCGTGGGCTATTTTACGCTGGACCCGCGGGGCACCATGACCGACCTGAACCTGACCGCGGCACGCCTGCTGGGTTATGAACGCGCCCGCCTGCAGGACAAGCGCTTCGGGACCTTCGTGGCCGAGCGGCATCGTCCCACCTTCAACTCACTGCTGGAGCGGGTCTTTGCCTCCGAGTCCAAGCACCACTGTCGGATCGAACTGGCGAGCGGCGACCAACCGGCGCTAACCGTCGACATCGAGGCCCTGCGGGCGGCCGATGGACGGTCCGCTCGCGCGATCCTGCTCGACATCACCGAGCGCGTGCGGATGGAACAGGCGCTGGCGCAGGCGCGCGAGGCGGCCATCCGGTTCGAGGTCGACCAGCGGTTTGGCGCCCTGGCCCACCAGGACATCGCCGGCCTGACCGAGACCGATGCCGCCGGACGCCTGACCTTCGTCAATGACCGCTTCTGTACCATGGTCGGGCGCACGAGCGAGCAACTGCTGTCGCTGCGGATGCAGGACATCACGCACCCAGACGACCGGGCGCGCAGCGATGAACTGTACCAACGCCTGCTCTGCGGCGGACGCAGTTACATGATCGATCAGCGCTATGTGCACGCCGATGGACGGACGGTGTGGGCGAGCGTGGCCGTATCGGTGCTCCGGGACGCCGCCGGCCAGGCGTCGAATTACGTGGCGGTGGTGCTGGACATCACTGAACAGCGGCGACAGGAGGAGCAATTGCGCCAGGCGCACGACCTGCTGGCGATGGCCGAACGCGCGGCCGGGGCGGGCGCCTGGGACTGGGACATGGTCAATGACCGGCTGCATTGGTCGGACGCGCTCTTTCGGCTCTTCGGTTTGGACCCCTCAATCAATCAGGCGAGTCTGGACACCTGGCGCGCCGCGATGCAACCCGACGACTGGCCGCCGACCGAACGCGCAATGACCGAGTCCATCCGTGAGCGGCGGCCCTTTACGATAACCTACCGCATCCCGCTGCCCACGGGCGCGATCCGCTGGCTCGATGCCTATGGTCAGGTGACTTACGACGAGGCGTCCGGTGCCCCGCTGCGCTTTTCGGGCATCAGTGTCGACGTGACCGCGCGCCGGCAGACGGAAGACGATCTACGCGACAGTGAGCAGCGCTTCCGCACGCTCAATGCCGAACTGGAGGAAAAGGTGGCGGCGCGCACCGCCGAATTGGCGCTGGCCAATGAGGAGTTACGCCATCTTGCCCGGCATGACGCGCTGACCGGGCTGCACAACCGCTTGGCCGCCAATGAGCGCCTGCGCAGCGAATTCGTGGCCATGAAGCGCTCAGGCAACCCCTATGCGGTGTTGCTCATGGATATCGATCTGTTCAAGCGCGTCAACGACGCCCATGGCCATGCCGTCGGCGATCAGGTCTTGCAGCGGGTGGCGCAGGCCCTGGAGGCGACGCTGCGCGAAAGCGATTTCGTTGCCCGTTATGGCGGGGAGGAGTTCCTGGCACTGTTGCCCGCCACCGGACTCGCCGCCGCCGCCCTGGTGGCCGAGAAGCTGCGCCAGGCGGTCGCGTCCACGCCTTACCCCATCGCCGACCCCATTACGCTCAGCCTCGGTGTCGCACTCGCCGACCCGGCACAACCCGATGAGGACGCCGCCCTGCGCGAGGCCGACGACCGGCTCTATGAAGCCAAACGGGCCGGCCGCAACCAGTGGAAGGCCGCCGAGGGGAGCGGGCGATATCGGTAG
- a CDS encoding Uma2 family endonuclease, translating into MATGTAVQVNQATESFTYADYRGWPDGERWELIDGQAYDMCPAPARVHQDVVLELGRQVANFLLGQPCRPYVAPFDVRLPEADEPDDAIKNVVQPDLAVICDPRKLDDKGCRGAPDWIIEVLSPRTAAKDQRPKRDLYERHGVGEYWLVHPTDQVLFIYRLADGRYGKPDVRPALGETPVATLPGLVIQWASVFPQEEPRVQSPRT; encoded by the coding sequence ATGGCAACCGGCACGGCCGTCCAAGTGAACCAGGCTACCGAATCATTCACCTATGCCGATTACCGCGGCTGGCCGGACGGCGAGCGGTGGGAACTGATCGACGGGCAGGCTTACGACATGTGCCCGGCGCCGGCCCGGGTTCATCAGGACGTGGTGTTGGAACTCGGCCGCCAAGTCGCCAACTTCCTGCTCGGTCAACCGTGCCGCCCCTATGTGGCCCCTTTCGACGTGCGTCTGCCCGAGGCCGACGAGCCGGACGACGCGATCAAGAATGTCGTCCAGCCGGATCTGGCGGTCATCTGCGACCCGCGCAAGCTCGATGACAAGGGTTGCCGCGGTGCGCCGGACTGGATCATCGAGGTCCTTTCACCCCGCACCGCCGCGAAGGACCAGCGGCCTAAGCGCGACCTCTACGAGCGGCACGGGGTCGGCGAATACTGGCTGGTGCACCCGACGGATCAGGTGCTCTTCATCTACCGCCTGGCGGACGGGCGCTACGGTAAACCCGATGTCCGCCCGGCCCTGGGCGAGACCCCAGTCGCCACCCTGCCGGGCCTCGTGATCCAGTGGGCGAGCGTTTTTCCTCAGGAGGAACCGAGGGTCCAATCGCCCAGGACCTGA